The following proteins are encoded in a genomic region of Ornithodoros turicata isolate Travis chromosome 6, ASM3712646v1, whole genome shotgun sequence:
- the LOC135398465 gene encoding uncharacterized protein K02A2.6-like: protein MDDSRVKLLQDKFPEIFSSTPRVIRNFEAKVAIKADSLPMYYKARPIPFAIKDAVAEELRRLENNGIVRRVMKSDWATPIVVVPKRGGGLRICGDYKVTVNQVLKTDCYPLPLPEDLYSMLAGGRVFSVLDLSSAYLQVPLCNDAKPLLTVNTHLGLFEYQRLPFGIASAPAIFQAMMDQVLEEECQFFRDSVVYLGHRVSAEGIYPIAEKVKAIRDAPEPTNITAYLGLLNFYAKFLKNLATVAAPLYELLKKDKQWHWTKGCKNAFAKTKEMILSSEVLTFYDVNKPIGLSCGSSAYGLGAVIFHEMPDGSERPIAFASRTLSSSERNYAQGEKEALALIFGLRRFHRYLYGRRFSIYTDHQPLLGLLGHDRPVPSLAAARIQRWAMTLAAYQYHLKYRNGRNMEVADALSRLPLSVQERRDEPDCLAVFDATPLTAAQVAKETKRDPLLSGVVQYALTGWPSRYPQEMQAFFVRRDQLSVEQDCSTWGYRVIIPRSLQPAVLSLLHEAHPGMTRMKMLARSYVWWPGLDKDLESTVRSCKICQSVLPAQTVGPLRPWSYPTRVWQRVHVDYALKDGVNLLVLVDAYSKWVEVFCMNTTTTTSTLKRLDALFASYGYPEELVTDNGPQFASEEFQEFLRQRGIRHTRTPPYHAASNGAAERLVRTTKTALFKEVLEDRIMGAKRTVQERINNFLMSYRNTPNSVTAKAPAELFLKRLPRIRLSLVKPNFASDMADRQKRNTDRRNCERGPADLFSVNDKVFVKTTRGEAESWQEGIIEQVVSTATYLVRVGCHVRFTHADHLRKRRAMAPSTFRAPNQDVAGAASTRPSNEPQTWENVDTAESTSREPGQFQHGSSPSPIQQPGSATSSGDMMDRDKKTPDSSFAEEEASSFSGCQSSTPMLRRSTGVRTAPDRYRPDDYTTKN from the exons ATGGATGACAGCAGAGTGAAGTTACTACAAGACAAGTTTCCTGAAATTTTCAGCAGCACGCCTAGGGTAATAAGAAACTTCGAGGCCAAAGTTGCCATAAAAGCAGACAGTTTGCCCATGTACTACAAGGCAAGGCCCATTCCCTTCGCGATCAAGGACGCTGTTGCAGAAGAACTGCGCAGATTGGAGAACAACGGCATCGTAAGACGAGTGATGAAGAGTGACTGGGCAACTCCTATCGTAGTGGTTCCCAAGCGTGGAGGCGGGCTCAGAATCTGCGGAGACTATAAGGTCACGGTAAATCAAGTTCTCAAGACTGACTGCTATCCGCTGCCTCTTCCAGAGGATCTCTATTCCATGCTTGCGGGAGGCAGGGTCTTTAGCGTGTTAGACTTGTCTTCAGCCTATTTGCAAGTACCGCTCTGCAACGATGCCAAACCTTTACTCACGGTCAACACTCATCTAGGACTGTTTGAGTACCAAAGACTTCCTTTTGGAATTGCGAGTGCGCCAGCTATTTTCCAGGCAATGATGGACCAGGTCCTGGAAG aagaATGTCAGTTCTTCCGTGACTCAGTCGTTTATCTTGGCCACAGGGTTTCAGCTGAAGGAATCTATCCGATAGCAGAAAAAGTGAAGGCTATCAGGGACGCACCAGAGCCAACCAACATTACAGCCTACCTAGGACTCCTCAACTTCTACGCCAAGTTTTTGAAGAATTTGGCAACGGTGGCAGCGCCTCTTTACGAATTGCTGAAGAAAGACAAACAGTGGCACTGGACAAAAGGGTGCAAGAACGCTTTCGCAAAGACCAAAGAGATGATTCTCAGCAGCGAAGTGCTCACGTTTTATGATGTGAATAAGCCAATTGGACTAAGCTGTGGCTCATCTGCTTATGGTCTAGGGGCCGTCATCTTCCATGAAATGCCAGACGGAAGTGAACGACCAATCGCGTTCGCGTCCCGCACACTCTCAAGCAGCGAACGCAATTATGCACAGGGCGAGAAGGAGGCGCTGGCACTCATCTTCGGCTTGCGACGTTTCCACCGATACCTGTATGGACGACGTTTCAGCATCTACACCGACCATCAACCCCTTCTCGGTTTACTGGGACACGATAGACCTGTGCCATCCTTAGCTGCCGCCAGAATTCAGAGATGGGCAATGACACTGGCCGCGTATCAATATCACCTCAAGTATAGGAATGGTCGGAACATGGAAGTAGCAGATGCGTTATCGCGCCTGCCGCTATCCGTACAAGAGAGAAGGGACGAACCAGATTGTTTAGCTGTGTTCGATGCAACACCCCTGACTGCAGCGCAAGTTGCAAAGGAAACTAAGCGAGACCCGCTTCTCAGTGGGGTCGTCCAGTATGCACTAACCGGTTGGCCAAGCAGGTACCCCCAAGAAATGCAGGCATTCTTTGTGCGCAGAGATCAGCTATCAGTGGAACAGGACTGTTCGACATGGGGCTACAGGGTCATTATCCCGAGGAGCTTGCAGCCTGCCGTGCTGTCGCTATTACACGAAGCTCATCCAGGCATGACGCGGATGAAGATGTTAGCGAGGTCATATGTTTGGTGGCCTGGTCTAGACAAAGATCTAGAGAGCACAGTACGGAGCTGCAAAATCTGTCAAAGTGTTCTTCCGGCACAGACTGTTGGTCCTTTGCGGCCCTGGTCATACCCGACAAGAGTTTGGCAACGTGTACATGTGGACTATGCTCTCAAGGACGGCGTAAATTTGCTGGTGCTGGTCGACGCCTACTCGAAATGGGTTGAGGTTTTCTGTATGAATACAACGACTACTACAAGCACACTGAAGAGGTTGGACGCCCTTTTTGCATCCTATGGTTACCCTGAAGAATTGGTAACAGACAACGGGCCACAGTTCGCCTCTGAGGAATTTCAAGAGTTCCTGCGACAGCGAGGAATCAGACATACTCGAACACCTCCATACCACGCTGCTTCCAACGGAGCTGCAGAGAGACTGGTAAGGACCACCAAGACTGCGCTCTTCAAGGAGGTTCTGGAAGACAGGATAATGGGAGCGAAGCGTACAGTACAAGAGCGCATCAACAACTTTCTGATGTCCTACCGAAACACGCCAAATTCGGTAACGGCAAAGGCTCCAGCGGAGCTTTTCCTGAAGCGGTTGCCCCGCATTAGGTTGTCTCTCGTGAAGCCGAACTTCGCAAGTGACATGGCAGACCGTCAGAAAAGGAATACTGACCGTCGTAACTGCGAAAGAGGACCGGCAGACCTGTTCAGCGTCAACGACAAGGTGTTCGTGAAGACAACGAGAGGCGAAGCAGAATCATGGCAGGAAGGGATCATCGAACAAGTAGTTAGCACCGCAACATACCTCGTCAGGGTAGGATGTCACGTGAGATTCACACATGCTGATCACCTGCGGAAGCGACGGGCCATGGCACCAAGCACGTTTCGTGCTCCAAATCAGGACGTCGCAGGTGCTGCGTCTACCCGTCCGAGTAACGAACCCCAAACGTGGGAAAATGTCGACACGGCGGAATCGACGTCACGGGAGCCAGGGCAGTTTCAGCACGGCAGCTCACCAAGCCCCATCCAGCAGCCGGGATCAGCAACTAGCAGCGGAGACATGATGGACAGGGATAAGAAAACGCCTGACTCCAGCTTCGCTGAAGAAGAGGCGTCCAGCTTCTCCGGCTGTCAGTCGTCAACACCAATGCTGCGGAGAAGCACAGGTGTTCGCACGGCTCCCGACAGATACCGCCCGGACGATTATACAACAAAGAATTAA